Proteins from a genomic interval of Pelagibaculum spongiae:
- a CDS encoding imelysin family protein has translation MKKTLSLAAVLLFSGIAHAAPTEKAVVTHYADLAQVIYQDSLITAQNLKYSIDRLIKDPTQNNLLAARAAWKAARHPYQQTEAYRFGNPVVDAWEGKVNAWPLDEGLIDYVDAGYGDESDENPYYIANVIANPKLKLSGKTINASKITPQLLEKDLHEVDEVEANVATGYHAIEFLLWGQDLNGTGAGAGNRPASDFNTKNCTHGNCDRRIEFLNASVDLLLTDLQWIVKAWEKGGEARKDLMSQSPKAAVARIFTGMGSLSYGELAGERMKLGLMLKDPEEEHDCFSDNTHWSHYDDALSVKIVYTGSYTRIDGSRFSGPSASDLVIASNPKADAEMRKALHKTMSKMQVLVDSAELEGIAYDQLISDNNTSGNMKVTEAINALLSQTKLIEKAVSALKLEPVAFEGSDSLDSPEVIGT, from the coding sequence ATGAAAAAAACCCTGTCTCTGGCAGCCGTATTGCTTTTCAGCGGTATCGCACACGCAGCGCCTACCGAAAAAGCCGTAGTAACTCACTATGCGGATCTGGCACAGGTGATTTATCAGGATTCGCTGATTACGGCACAAAATTTAAAGTATTCCATTGACCGTTTAATAAAAGATCCTACTCAGAACAATTTGCTAGCAGCACGCGCCGCATGGAAAGCCGCTCGCCACCCGTATCAGCAAACCGAAGCTTACCGCTTTGGAAATCCGGTTGTTGATGCATGGGAAGGTAAAGTAAATGCCTGGCCATTAGATGAAGGCTTAATTGATTATGTTGACGCTGGCTATGGCGACGAATCAGACGAAAACCCTTATTACATTGCCAACGTCATCGCTAATCCTAAATTGAAGCTTTCTGGCAAAACTATTAATGCTTCAAAGATCACACCACAGTTGTTAGAAAAAGACCTGCACGAAGTGGATGAAGTTGAAGCCAACGTTGCCACGGGTTATCACGCAATTGAATTTTTACTGTGGGGCCAAGATTTAAATGGTACTGGCGCTGGCGCTGGTAATCGCCCAGCCAGCGATTTTAATACCAAAAATTGCACCCATGGTAATTGCGACCGCCGCATTGAATTTTTAAATGCATCAGTTGATTTATTGCTGACTGACCTGCAATGGATTGTGAAAGCTTGGGAAAAAGGCGGCGAAGCACGTAAAGATTTAATGTCTCAGTCACCAAAAGCTGCTGTTGCAAGAATTTTTACTGGCATGGGTTCTTTGTCATACGGTGAATTAGCCGGCGAGCGAATGAAGCTTGGCCTAATGCTAAAAGATCCAGAAGAAGAGCATGATTGCTTTTCAGACAATACGCATTGGTCACATTATGATGATGCACTGAGCGTAAAAATCGTTTACACCGGTAGCTATACCCGTATCGACGGCAGCCGTTTCAGCGGCCCCTCCGCTTCTGATTTAGTGATTGCAAGCAATCCAAAAGCCGATGCAGAAATGCGTAAGGCGCTGCATAAAACCATGAGCAAAATGCAAGTTTTGGTTGATAGTGCAGAGCTGGAAGGTATCGCATATGACCAGCTGATTAGCGATAACAATACCAGCGGCAATATGAAAGTGACTGAAGCGATTAATGCATTGCTGTCACAAACTAAATTGATTGAAAAAGCTGTGTCAGCGTTGAAACTTGAACCGGTTGCTTTTGAAGGTTCTGATAGCTTGGATTCACCAGAAGTGATTGGCACCTAA